Part of the Desulfitibacter sp. BRH_c19 genome is shown below.
ATCCTCTGAAGTAATTCTAAAACTTCCGCTGTAGTTGTAGAGTCTAGATTGCCAGTTGGCTCGTCAGCTAGAACAATTTCAGGCTGATTAATCAATGCCCTAGCTATCGCAACTCTTTGCTGCTGGCCTCCTGACAATTCTCTTGGAGTATGTTTGCGCCTGTCTAAAAGTCCAACAACTTCCAATATTTCTTCTAAGGGCTCTTGATAGGTCTTAAGTTTCTTTCCGTCCAATAAAACAGGCAAAAGCACATTTTCTTCAACATTAAGGTTTGGTATTAGATTATAGAACTGAAACACAAATCCGATGGATCTCCGCCTCATTTCACTTTCCTCTTTGTCTTTCATAACTCCAATATCATTACCTAGGACCTTTATTTGGCCACTAGTTGGTTTATCTAAACCTCCAAGTAAATATAAGAGAGTACTTTTCCCTGACCCTGAAGGCCCCATAATGGAAACAAATTCTTCTTTTTTAATAGTTAAATCGATCCCCTTTAGC
Proteins encoded:
- a CDS encoding macrolide ABC transporter ATP-binding protein, which translates into the protein MGVVIEAINLCKTFQLGEVSLEVLKGIDLTIKKEEFVSIMGPSGSGKSTLLYLLGGLDKPTSGQIKVLGNDIGVMKDKEESEMRRRSIGFVFQFYNLIPNLNVEENVLLPVLLDGKKLKTYQEPLEEILEVVGLLDRRKHTPRELSGGQQQRVAIARALINQPEIVLADEPTGNLDSTTTAEVLELLQRINQEKHKTIVQVTHSLESAEYGNRTINVRDGKVWNS